One Formosa agariphila KMM 3901 genomic window, CTTATATGTTGGAATAGGTTCTGACGCTACTATTGCAGAATTAAAAGGACGCCAGACCATTAATTCGGAACAAGAACGACTTTATATGATTAATGCCATTAGGTATGTAAAGAAAGCATTTGTTAATTCGGGTTCTGGGATTTTAGATTTTAAAGAAGATTTAGAAGTTTTAAAGCCAGATTACTTTGTGGTTAACGAAGATGGTTTTTCTCCAAAAAAAGAAGAATTGTGTAATGCACTTAACATCGAATTAAAAAATTTAAAACGTATTCCAGACGAAGGACTTCCTGAACGCTCTACAACGGCTATACGTTCGGCAGGAAATTGCACTTTACCTTACCGAATCGATTTAGCAGGTACTTGGATTGACCAACCTTATGTCTCTAAATTTCATCCAGGATGGGCTATTACATTATCTTTAGAGCCGATTATAGAATATAACGAACGCTGTGGTATGTCTACATCTACTAGAAATGCTGCAAAACAAATTTGGCCTTATTACTTACCATTAGAAAAGCCAGAAAAACTAGCAGAAATGCTATTTAAATTTGAAAACACACCGGGTTCAACTTTAATTTCTGGTGCACAAGATGCCATTGGTATTTGTATGCCAGGGCTCACAAGACACTATTACGACAAAGCATATTGGCCTACTAAATTTGAATCTATTCAAGACGAATCTATCTTAACTTGGTTAGAAGAACATATATACATGGTTATGTTATGGCCAAGAGAACCTGGTTTAGATCTTTTAGGTGAAACATATATTACTGAAGACAATGTAAAAGAACTGTCTGAAGCATCAGAGATGGT contains:
- a CDS encoding adenylyltransferase/cytidyltransferase family protein; this encodes MKKKVFVSGCFDMLHSGHIAFFKEASTYGDLYVGIGSDATIAELKGRQTINSEQERLYMINAIRYVKKAFVNSGSGILDFKEDLEVLKPDYFVVNEDGFSPKKEELCNALNIELKNLKRIPDEGLPERSTTAIRSAGNCTLPYRIDLAGTWIDQPYVSKFHPGWAITLSLEPIIEYNERCGMSTSTRNAAKQIWPYYLPLEKPEKLAEMLFKFENTPGSTLISGAQDAIGICMPGLTRHYYDKAYWPTKFESIQDESILTWLEEHIYMVMLWPREPGLDLLGETYITEDNVKELSEASEMVWDAIKAKDLDTFAKGFLNSFKAQVKMFPAMVNDRINKEIDKHKDHAMAWKLAGAGGGGYLILVSEKPIEDAMRINIRRKEVL